GTCTTTCAAGTATTCTGTGTGGCACTCTGGTGTTTAGATAAGTATTGGTATTACAGTATCTTCACACTAATTATGCTTATCATGTTTGAATGTACACTGGTACAACAGCAATTAAGAAATATGGCAGAGATTCGTAAAATGGGCAATAAACCATATATGATAATGGtacgtgtatatatgtattagtATGCAAATACTCTTTTATACTGCAAATATGTGCTTGCAAATATTtctaagaattttatatactttttttaggTATACAGAAATAGACGATGGCGCTTATTATTTACGGATCAACTAGTTCCTGGTGATATCGTTTCTATTACAAGGTCTCAACACGATAGTTTAGTGCCATGTGATATGTTGCTTTTGCGAGGACCATGCGTGGTCGATGAGAGCATGTTAACAGGTATTTTAAATGAGCTagcattttcaaaattttgatattaatacatttaataaatttttacgactgtaatatttgaaaataggTGAATCTGTTCCTCAAATGAAAGAGCCTGTGGAAGATATTGATAAAGATAGAATTATAGATATCGAAGCTGATAAGCTTCACATGCTTTTTGGCGGTACAAAAGTTGTGCAGCACACGCCACCTAGTAAAAATACACCCGGCCTACGAGGTATTACTAGTAAATTTCGTTGtctatatgtttaaaaattcattctcACGTTTGTTTAATGATTTGAACGTGTAATATTGCAGCGAGCGATCATGGATGCGTTGCGTACGTGCTACGTACCGGCTTTTCCACGTCGCAAGGCAAACTTTTGAGAACGATATTGTTCGGCGTTAAACGCGTTACCGCCAACAACTTGGAGACTTTTGGTTTCATTCTATTTCTGCTTATTTTCGCAATCGCCGCTGCCGCGTATGTGTGGATCAAAGGTAATTCGATtctacattaatataaataaatacgagAAATGGggacataaaattaaaatagaaattacaaatttgcatTTCAGGCAGCGAAGATCCTACGAGGAACAAATACAAACTATTTTTGGAATGCACGTTAATTTTGACCTCTGTTGTGCCACCAGAATTGCCTATAGAATTGTCGCTAGCTGTAAATACGTCTTTGCTAGCTCTATCTAAATTAGGTACTTGAAACAAAGTTGTAGTGCcaaaacttaattttgcaatatcatCTGTGCACCAAAGTCATTGTATTATGTCTTTTCGCAGGTGTATTTTGTACGGAACCGTTCAGAATTCCTTTCGCCGGCAAAGTCGATATTTGTTGTTTTGACAAGACTGGTACACTCACCAGCGATAATCTAGTTGTCGAGGGTATCGCGGGTGTCGAGTAAGAAACTACGCTTTATCATTCTCACGACGTTCCTTCGTGTTATtgtgaaatgtaattttttttaagtggcaAACCGGACGTGATTGCACTGTCGAATGCACCTTATGAGAGTATTCAGGTGCTCGCTACGTGTCATTCCCTTGTTCAATTAGACGACGGTATCGTTGGGGACCCTCTGGAAAAGGCAACCCTCAAAGCTGTCGGCTGGATTCTCACAAGATGTGAGTACAGATTCGTCGATAGCACGAtatgtttgaaatattgacGCATTGCATTTGTGCTGTTGCTTTGTACAGACGATTCAATAATTCCCGTTAAACGAGGCAAGAGTACGGTGATGAAGATTTTACAGAGACATCATTTCTCATCGGCTTTAAAGAGAATGTGCGTTGTGGTCGCGTATGATCTTCCCGGTTCAGAAATGCATTATATGGTGGCGGTGAAGGGCGCGCCAGAAACTCTAAAAACTATGGTGAGCGAAGTAACACTTGTTTGCAATTCTAATTGTCGATATTCACGACATGATATCAgccacataattttttattatttcagttatcTTCTGTACCGGAAAATTACGACTCAATTTACTTATCTCTTTCGCGGCGCGGCGCAAGAGTGCTTGCTTTGGGATATCGTAAACTTAGCGGTATCTCATCTTCTCAAGACATACGAGAATTAAGTCGGGAAAAACTTGAGTGCGATCTCACATTCGCGGGATTTGTCATAATTAGCTGTCCCCTCAAGCCCGACTCGAAAGCCGTAATTAAAGAGATTGTCAGTTCTTCACACTCGGTACGTATCTGGTAATAaatgctatttttaaaatgttccGATTGTACTGCAATTTAAAACTCTTCGaaagaaaatcttaatattgcCAGGCAACAAATAAACGTGCGATTGTTTCTTAGGTCGTAATGATAACTGGTGACAATCCGTTGACGGCTTGTCACGTGAGTCGCGAATTGCACTTCACGAAGAAACCGCATACACTCATATTAACTGAAGATGCTAAGGAATGGTTGTGGGAGAGCATAGACAAGACGATACAATTTCCTCTAAATGTAAAGAATATCGAATCACGCAAGCAAATCTGGAAGGATTATGCGCTCTGCATAACGGGAGAAGTGTGTAAAGAAATATGCATAAAGAACTTTATGAATCGCAGTCGCTGCTACATAGCGATCTTTTTGTAGGGTTTGTCGTATCTGAGGGAAAAACAACGAGAGCTTCTTCGCAAGTTGCTGCCGCACGTCGTGATTTTTGCGCGATGCGCACCGAAACAGAAGGAATTCATCATCGTATCGCTGCAAGCTCTCGGCTATACGACGTTGATGTGCGGCGACGGCACGAACGATGTCGGCGCTTTAAAACATGCTCAAGTGGGTAAGTTGAAGAAATGGGTGCggtaaaaattagatataagcacacgtttgttctttttcttattttttttttttttttttttcttcgacaGGCGTCGCAATTCTCTCTAGTCCTCCCGAAAGACCATCTTCCGACAAGCGGGAAGATACGAGAAACGATACCTCCCCCATAGTCAACGGACCGAGGAGCAATCAGAGAGCCGCACCGACGAGCAATCGCGCGAAGCTGCAGAAGATGCTGAAGGAAATCGATAACGAGGTGCAGGAACAATCCGTGATTGTGAAACTCGGCGATGCTTCTATCGCGGCCCCTTTTACCAGCAAAATGTCGTCCATCCAGTGCAGTAAGTTACACGGGATACTGTCAAATTGATGTGTTATTGCGAAACACAAgtgtttctttatttccaGTATGCCACGTGATCAAGCAGGGACGCTGTACTCTGGTCACCACTTTGCAGATGTTCAAAATACTGGCGCTAAATG
Above is a genomic segment from Linepithema humile isolate Giens D197 chromosome 6, Lhum_UNIL_v1.0, whole genome shotgun sequence containing:
- the LOC105670608 gene encoding endoplasmic reticulum transmembrane helix translocase, with translation MAATSSRIDELVQSVSLHNPRKWIFNGYILPFMMLQSLWIYCWIFIYGIDEYYDAGLVGIAAIGMLQIFLCLCCQWSVHIHTFLNCSSEKDPYKAKIVKVVPTPNNGSSELVALHHTEQQNWFIFQKTKYYWDPEIKSFRGLQFPINHSVKYYCGWKGYLDQDEVEAAEEKYGKNKLDMVVPEFWELFKERAIAPFFVFQVFCVALWCLDKYWYYSIFTLIMLIMFECTLVQQQLRNMAEIRKMGNKPYMIMVYRNRRWRLLFTDQLVPGDIVSITRSQHDSLVPCDMLLLRGPCVVDESMLTGESVPQMKEPVEDIDKDRIIDIEADKLHMLFGGTKVVQHTPPSKNTPGLRASDHGCVAYVLRTGFSTSQGKLLRTILFGVKRVTANNLETFGFILFLLIFAIAAAAYVWIKGSEDPTRNKYKLFLECTLILTSVVPPELPIELSLAVNTSLLALSKLGVFCTEPFRIPFAGKVDICCFDKTGTLTSDNLVVEGIAGVDGKPDVIALSNAPYESIQVLATCHSLVQLDDGIVGDPLEKATLKAVGWILTRYDSIIPVKRGKSTVMKILQRHHFSSALKRMCVVVAYDLPGSEMHYMVAVKGAPETLKTMLSSVPENYDSIYLSLSRRGARVLALGYRKLSGISSSQDIRELSREKLECDLTFAGFVIISCPLKPDSKAVIKEIVSSSHSVVMITGDNPLTACHVSRELHFTKKPHTLILTEDAKEWLWESIDKTIQFPLNVKNIESRKQIWKDYALCITGEGLSYLREKQRELLRKLLPHVVIFARCAPKQKEFIIVSLQALGYTTLMCGDGTNDVGALKHAQVGVAILSSPPERPSSDKREDTRNDTSPIVNGPRSNQRAAPTSNRAKLQKMLKEIDNEVQEQSVIVKLGDASIAAPFTSKMSSIQCICHVIKQGRCTLVTTLQMFKILALNALILAYSQSVLYLDGIKFSDAQATLQGILLAACFLFISRSKPLKTLSQQRPLPNIFNLYTIATVLLQFSVHFFCLVFLVKEATLLSPKDNKLAAILNNSSEVNSLARDDSSEEEPFEANIINSTVYIISMTLQVSTFAINYRGQPYMESLMQNKALLFSLIGNSVVILLLACGFLPDVAAQFEIVDFPSQFRAVLVQVLIANFILVYVADRACLWLFGEGKQHKL